GCAAAAcacttttcatatattaaagaaacaaaaatagaatatttgttttcgatcattataaaaaaaatatatagctaAGTTCATTTTAAACCTACTGCATTTTCCTCTTATGATATGATGTCCCATAGCTTTTtccaacttatttatttatttatttcttggcaccgggtgtccaggaatagcgtcccgactaatcccggggtgCACTGGCGAGGATAAGAAGTTTCCCACGAGTATatctcgggtaattcaaggggaaaacccccagtctgatggcccctataaaattgtttgcacctagTTGGATTCGAACTTTggaccttggagggagcatacaccaagaccaaggccttttaCCACTCGAGCCTAGTGATTTTTTTCCAACTTACTTGGAACCCTTTATTCCAAATATCCCCCTTGCATGAGTTCATTAAGtttttctcacaaaaaataaaaaatggaaaagaaaaagagcacAAATCGGTGGCATTTTCATCCCAATAAATCAGTTTCATTATGCATATGCAAACACTAAATTGATTGGCTGTTCGGACAGTGGATGACCAgcttcaatttaaaaaaagcTGCCCAATGCTCGACTACACCGCTCTCTACATTGCGATCTTGTTATACAGTACACAAAAAACCCTCACTTTGGTTTTCAGGATGTGTTGAGGAAAAGGGAATAGCTTTCCCTCGTAAAAAGTTTTCCTTTTAGTATGTTTCCTCCCTTTTTGACTCATTCTGCTTCGACAAACCAAACAGAGACACGGATGAAGTATGATTCAAACCCTAAAATAGACGACAACAATCCACGCACAGAGAGAGATGTAAGCATAATAATCGCAGCATGtaaacgagaaaaaaaaaaataaagaaaaagatagagaaagatGAATGATGATAATCTGGATTAACAATGATAATGGCGATGGAGTACCTGATCGGAATTAGGGTCGGAAAGTTGGGACGGCGAGAGAGCCAAATAAGACTCGTCCAAACGGAAAGTGAgaaggaaataataaaaaaaaggaaaaattgctCCGTTTATATTGAGGTGGCGGGTGACGGATGTAGATTCGctcaaaatgaaaagaaaagagggtgATGGTTGATACGATACagcattattaaaaaatctatttattaggTTAATTTTTAAGCGcctaatacaattttttatatgaaaatcttcctagtcaataatattaaaaataattgatattttaaaaGCTGTAATGGACtccacaataaataataatttattatgattttaaatgatagcttataaaattaaaatttattttaaataaaataatatgagtatattgattgattataaaataattctaactcTAAGAGTTGGAAATGAAACCTTAATCAAATAAGGCATGATGGCCAAAGAATGTTTTTCTCTCCTTTATCCATCAAATTATAAGTAACAAATTACTgcgaatttttctcaaaatcattAGGTTTAACTTCAACGGTTGGTGTCATTCGCCTTCTTGTTGGTGGCCAATTCAATGGTCACGATCTGTTGGGCATTGATTACTCAACAAATATGAttaaatttgacaaaatttaaaatttaaaatttaaaatgaatattattagtattatatattatctctATCCTCACATAAACTGCGTTTGGGGCATTTTCGTCATTCAGGACCTCAAAAATAACTGAGACAGTAGAAAAAAGGGTAGTCAAATTTccaatttagaataaaaataaaaatacatgaagtatattctatcaaatttataattatttaaataagacTCTGAAACTTTGTGTATCTTTTTCGGCTTAAAATCTATTGAGTGTGCTGTCGAAAAAACCACAATTTTCCTTAATTAGGCTTCGTTTCGGTGGCTGTGAACTCTGAGGATCAAACATGCACGTTTCTTTAACCacaattttccattttaatGTAAATCCCGTTGCACCCACTGAATACGAACCCCCAAATATGGCAGAGGGGCTCGGTTTCTGTACAATATGTCTGGTTTTGATTCAGCTCTTATGGCGGTCGAATCGTATCACAGAGCCGCCATTCTGTGAAAATGTTAGAGAAATCAAGGTCTGGAGAGCGTTTCCGTTGGATTCTTGTGATAGTAGTATTGGCCCTCGTCGGTTGTGTTATACTGGTCATAAAGAAGCCACATAGTCTCTATGATGAGGCGGCTCCTGTGCCGGGGCCTCCTGCCGCTCCTGTCAAGAAATACGCCAACGCTCTCAAGATCGCCATGCAATTCTTCGACGTACAGAAATGTTAGGAATACTATCTCATTCTCCCCGTATTTGACGTTTCCATCTTTTCCAGGTTCATTTTGCAGTACATTCAATagatttcgttttttttttttttttttttttttggtagctGGGAAGTTGGTAGATAACATGATATCTTGGAGAGGGGATTCGGGTCTGAAAGACGGTAGCGAAGCTAGGTTGGATTTGTCAAAAGGAATGTACGATGCAGGGGATCACATGAAGTTTGGTTTTCCCATGGCCTTCACTGCCACAGTGTTGTCGTGGGCTATTCTGGAGTATGGAGATCAAATGGAATCTGTGGATCAGTTTACAGATGCTAAACGCTCGCTCAAGTGGATCACTGACTACCTTATCAACGCTCATCCTTCCGAGAATGTTCTCTACATTCAGGTTGCCATAACCTTCATTGCTTGGcatcaaatcaaaagtaaattTGTTGAAACATCAATCAGGCATCTGAAATgtctctttttcactttctaATATTGGGGGCAGGTGGGTGATCCTGAAGCAGACCATAACTGTTGGGACAGGCCTGAAGTCATGACCGAGGAGAGGCCACTCACGCAGGTCAACACATCTTCTCCAGGAACAGAGGTTGCAGCCGAGACTGCAGCGGCGATGGCCTCAGCATCGCTGGTGTTTAAGGAAATAGATCCGAATTACTCGAGAACACTCCTGGAGCATTCCAAACAACTATTTAATTTTGCGGACAAGCATAGACATTCTTATAGTATTAGCTTCCCTGAAGTCCAGAAGTACTACAATTCAACAGGATATGAAGATGAGCTCTTATGGGCAGCTAGCTGGCTCTATCATGCTACCATGGATCGCTTCTATCTTCAATATGCGAccgaaaaaaatggaaaagccTTTGCTAACTGGGGAACTCCAACCTGGTTTAGTTGGGATAACAAGCTTGCAGGAACCCAGGTAGATCGAtacac
This genomic interval from Juglans microcarpa x Juglans regia isolate MS1-56 chromosome 4D, Jm3101_v1.0, whole genome shotgun sequence contains the following:
- the LOC121259052 gene encoding endoglucanase 2 isoform X2, with translation MLEKSRSGERFRWILVIVVLALVGCVILVIKKPHSLYDEAAPVPGPPAAPVKKYANALKIAMQFFDVQKSGKLVDNMISWRGDSGLKDGSEARLDLSKGMYDAGDHMKFGFPMAFTATVLSWAILEYGDQMESVDQFTDAKRSLKWITDYLINAHPSENVLYIQVGDPEADHNCWDRPEVMTEERPLTQVNTSSPGTEVAAETAAAMASASLVFKEIDPNYSRTLLEHSKQLFNFADKHRHSYSISFPEVQKYYNSTGYEDELLWAASWLYHATMDRFYLQYATEKNGKAFANWGTPTWFSWDNKLAGTQVLLSRLTFFGCKEVSKCLISGLQKYRETAEAVMCVLLPNSPTATTSRTTEGGLIWVNEWNSLQHPVASAFLMALFSDYMLTSQTAKLSCNDDSFTPADLRNFAQTQADYVLGDNPSEMSFLVGYGNRYPQYVHHRGASIPADANTGCIDGFKWFDSTDPNPNVAIGGLVGGPFLNGTYIDSRNNSMQGEPTTYNSALIVGLLSSLVTTSSVVSSFT
- the LOC121259052 gene encoding endoglucanase 2 isoform X1 codes for the protein MMRRLLCRGLLPLLSRNTPTLSRSPCNSSTYRNVRNTISFSPYLTFPSFPGSFCSTFNRFRFFFFFFFLVAGKLVDNMISWRGDSGLKDGSEARLDLSKGMYDAGDHMKFGFPMAFTATVLSWAILEYGDQMESVDQFTDAKRSLKWITDYLINAHPSENVLYIQVGDPEADHNCWDRPEVMTEERPLTQVNTSSPGTEVAAETAAAMASASLVFKEIDPNYSRTLLEHSKQLFNFADKHRHSYSISFPEVQKYYNSTGYEDELLWAASWLYHATMDRFYLQYATEKNGKAFANWGTPTWFSWDNKLAGTQVLLSRLTFFGCKEVSKCLISGLQKYRETAEAVMCVLLPNSPTATTSRTTEGGLIWVNEWNSLQHPVASAFLMALFSDYMLTSQTAKLSCNDDSFTPADLRNFAQTQADYVLGDNPSEMSFLVGYGNRYPQYVHHRGASIPADANTGCIDGFKWFDSTDPNPNVAIGGLVGGPFLNGTYIDSRNNSMQGEPTTYNSALIVGLLSSLVTTSSVVSSFT